The genomic region TCTACTGACCTTTATTTGATGTTTATCTTGATGATTAATaaaatgtgattattattatgtGCAAGTTTGTACTAAGTTCAACATTTATGAGGTAGAACTGGGGAGGGAGCTGTTCTTCTTGCTTCACAGGATTCATTCTTCTcttcagttttttcttttcatttgctACTAAGACTTGATTTAAcctttataaaacaccccttcctgtctcattagagatgtttacactttgtctgataccagcaaagtttattgtatgtgtagaagccctataaagggttaaatgttaaagggtttataaaatacccctttctgtcttactggagattcttggctgatatcagcatatctaatggctagtgtaggaactcacctattgaggcttgccttgacgtggctggtgagcttatatattcaaatggccattcgaataaaactaaagagcctccattttgtttaaatgtacatggggatttaggccagagcgcaggtaacgttctctttgtttttactatgtattttgagctgttggatactatGCTACTGCTGCGTAAGCgcagtgctttatctttgtgtttgattTAACCTTTGACTTAACTTTAAATTCTCTAGCCTCTGGTCCAATAGGGATTTATGTAACTTCACTTCCCTATGCTGTCTCTTTGATATTCATTTGTATATTAGCACTTTTTtcactttcattttttattattttcaatctaGGTGTCAGTGATCAGTGAGGGGTACGTTAGAAGCGAACGACTTGCTGTTTTGTCTTGCTACCTGCAGCTTACAACATGGAGGGAACAAGTGCCGGATGTCAAATATGTAGGGAGATATAGTTCGTAAATATATTAGACTATAACAGGGACCAACCGGCACTTGAACCCTCCCTGCCTGCCTTGAACTGATATAATTATAGGCATATAAATCAGGAAATCCCCTCTCCCCAAAAAACTTTAGAATTTATTTCTATGATTtctattactatatatattttttcaagacTTTATTGCTCTGACTGAAAAGTAATCACCGGTTAACAGCTTCAACACTAATTTATTCAGCTGTATCTGGTGAATCATGGAACATTCTGTTATGAGAAACTGCAACTTCTGAGAAACCCTATTAATTGTTGCAATTTTTCTCGGACATACTTTCTATCCCAGTTAGAACTTAGTACCAATTAATTTTGGTCCTCTATGTCATGTTTTTTGTTGAACATTACTTTTGTTTTGTGTTGGAGTAGATACTCCCCTTATTGTGTCACATTGCTTTTAGAATCCCAATACTAGGGAGTGATTTACTATTTaaaattttagaaataaaaactcATTTTTAAACTTTCAATTTTCCATTTGATATTTCACCACAACCCTTTCTTTATTCTGGAAAAAAACATTActataatcataaaaaaaaaaaatattttaatcaatCTTAGCTGATACAATGCAGAATATAAATTAGATATATTTACAAACCCAACCTTATTAGTAAAATATGGATTATAATAAAGTGTATATTATTTGGGGTGAAAGTAATAAATCTATAGATTAAAATAAAGCAATGGTTTTATTATTAATTGGAATGTATGCAAATTATTAATCAGAaagtaaaaactaaacaaaataaacatatttatgaTTACATACAAAGACCAATTCAGTTCTAAAATTGCAGCCATACCAATGGAATATAGTTTCTGATTGCTAGCAATTGGAAGTAAACATGTTATTTATATAACCACTCATTGCGTTTTCTAGTTGTTATATAAATGCACATTTATGTAAATGTTATTATTAACTATTTTATTGCGTATACATATCGTGACTTGGTATATACACCATATACAACATCAATGAGAGACATATGCGTTCAGCCTCAAAGATACTTTCTCTttcaaaacaatatttttataGCTTTGAATTGCCTCGTTACACTCAAGTATTTTAAACTACtacaattttaattttactaaaaCGTATTTGGTGCCATTACAACCCAAATGCTAATAATTTTGGTTGATCTAATGTTGCATGTGACTtggattttttatataatatactgTCGTATAGCATACTACATTGAATATTAATTTGTGTAAATACCGTACTATCCATTTTAGACGTTTCTACTAAAAGAACAAAATAATGACATTTTGACACTCTGAAGTTTATTTATTCAACATAGAATTGTGTTTTATTTCTCTGAAGATTTTGACTTATTacagtgtattgtttattgtagtcACTGTGCTCCCGGATATCAGTCTTACAATGGTACATTATTGTCACTTAATTTAAATTAGTTGTTCTGGGACATTTTTTGTTCTACAAACTTTCTTTCTGTACAGCGAGTCACATTACTGTGCATATACAAATGGAAAGTACTTTCATTCTTTTATCCTTGCCATTCATTCTGTTTAACATATATTAAATTGCTAAATAAAggttagaagaaaaaaacaaaaacaaaaaacaaaaacagaattgtGGTGGATTAAAAACTGAATTGTACATTTTAGTCAACAATAGCCGATATGGAAATATTCTCTCTGTTTGCTTATGGTACAGCTttgctatttattattattattattattattatttataaagcaccaacaagttctgTAGTGCTGCACAATGGGTGGAGTATATTTCAACCGACATTTTGCAACGTGCATTTCAATTCACGTACACACCTTCAGGTCTTCCATATGGAATATTTCTGGATGggtaaaaatctaataaaaatggATATTCAGCAAAATCTATGTTTCTAATTTGAAGCCACTTATATTAAAGAAAATATCCACCAATGTATTCTATAACATCACTGTTTTAAACAGGTTTAATTGGTTTGCTAAACTTAACTTTTCATGTATATTCAATAGGAAAGTAacgtgaaaaaaaacaacaacaaaaacataacGATACAGACAGAATTCAGCACTCTTGGAAATATTTAAAATGACAAGCTGTATTAAATGTATTGCAATACAGCTGGATAAGTAAGAATTAGAGCATCCCTCATGTGAGGGAACTATGCAAACTTGCAATTATTCATATATCACGCTataatttaatatgtaaatgtatTCAAATTACATGGTAAGACATAAGTACTATTACAGTTGTATAAAAGTTAAAAATCCCAAAACATGTTGTTATCTATGTAAATTAATTCTTAACAATTGTAATATTTGAGAATCATAAATCTGTGCTTTTTTTATAATgcttaataataaaaattaaataaatgttttatgttttagtgCACAGATTCAGCATTAACTCCACATTGCAACATACACAGTTCCTTGACAAAATCTATCTTTAGATGGCATGGGGATCAGATCTGCAGGTTAAAATAGGAACTGCATGTAAGAATAGTTACTTAAACAGCTTTGGACTGAAACCAGATTATAAATGTATATTGTAATAATATGGAAATCATGGCTGGTACTCAAAGTTTGTGACAGTAAAGTAAGCAATTTGAATATACATAAAAAACTCAAAGAAAGGCAAATAAACCTCTTTATGTAAGAAGCTACAACTCATTCTGTTCAGTCTTCACTTTGATTTCATCATTTGAACAAATTCTTCATAGTTTACTTGACCGTCTCCATCACAATCTGCTTCTCTGATCATCTCATCGACCTCTTCATTTGTTAATTGCTCCCCTAGGTTTGTCATCACATGACGGAGCTCTGCCGCACTTATAAAGCCATTTCCATCCTTGTCAAATACACGGAATGCCTCTCTGATTTCTTCTTCAGTATCTGTATCTTTCATTTTACGGGCCATCATAGTGAGGAATTCAGAGAAGTCAATTGTCCCACTGCCATCACAATCTACTTCATTGATCATGTCCTGTAGTTCTGCTTCTGAAGGGTTTTGTCCAAGTGATCTCATGACGGTGCCGAGCTCCTTCGTTGTGATTGCGCCATCACCATCTTTGTCAAACAAAGAGAAAGCTTCTTTGAATTCTGCAATCTGTTCTTCATTCAGTTGGTCAGCCATTTCAAAGGGTGGTTAAGAGCAGAAAGGCCCAACAGGCACAGTGCAGAAAACCCTCAAGCCTTGTAGGTGCAACTGATTTATGTACATGTAATAAGGTCAAGTCCAAAAAAAGATCATTAGAACTTCTCCTTGTTTTTCAAGTGATTGTTCTTCCACTTGCGGTGGTTTTCAGAAGAAGGATGTTGCTACAATTCATATGGTTTTATTAATAACATCAATATTCTGCTATGTGACACACCTCATACTGCATGTctaaacaaaatgtttttcttGGCACTGCATTAGTAGAATCTAAACTGCCTACGCCCAACTGTCTCAACCTGTATTTTGCTTTAATCAATTCATAGTTTAATCTATTGATTTAAAAAGTATTAATAAGACACCTATCACTGATTAAACTATATGCACCCGGACCACttgatctcattgaagtggtctaagtgCCAAGTCACCCTCATTTTAACCCTTAAGtataaaacattgccgttctgcaGTAACGcctatgtttacattacagggctTAAATGCCTCTATTAACTGTCACTCTGTAAAACTCAGCTATTTCATAGAGACCATCATATTGGCATGGTGCTTTCTGGCGCATGTGccttagcctcccaatgctttcctatgagaaagcattggattgacttttATCATCAAgactaatgatctcagccaagcaaCATagtatggggggtggggggtgagggggtggtggtggtggggggggggagtgggagagTTCTGTTAATGAAATGGTGACACTATAGAGTTAAGAATACATTATGCTATAGTGTTCATTGAAACATGATTTTGGTGTATAAGACAGTAAAGGAATACATGCTTCTAATCTCTCTCATCAGCTCTCTACCCCATGTAGAATGGCAAGCTGAAATATCTCCAAATCTTCCAACCTAGCCGCTCATAAACCACCAATCAaaggcgtacctagagcatttggcacccaggacGGGTCCTATTCCCCCACCCAACTTTAAATGTAACAAACAACCACATACatgaacaatatataggggggtgggtgggaacataagataccacagtcaaaattggagggaggggagtggggggaggtGGAGGGCATAAAACTTTATTAGGggtggggtaatgtgctgccattggctgtctgattccAGCATGTTGTGCTGTGCATGCAGGCATCAGACAACAAATctgcatagaattcacattagccaaccAGATTTCATGTTGTGGGCTGTCTGACACGtcttaactttgatctttgtttatcagataactctAGGGGATCTGTGCTATCCTTATGTTGGATTGCCGTATTtcaggacaccaaataagggaactatctgctaaacagcaccctaatttggtatctttaaatatggaaatctcatataagggcaccaatttagggaattatcaGCTAAATAGCTAAAAATTAAAACagatcaaaattaaaaaagccATTTTCTTAATGTTAATCtttcaattgtttagtagataactcccttatttgttatcattATGTGGGTTTGcagtatttaaggacaccaatcaagggagctatctactaaatacatacacatacacatttatatacacacacacaataacacaaaagatgtatgtctgtgtgtttatatctgtgtgtgtgtgtgtatatatatagacataaaccCACATAACTACtattcctgcacaggtccctcatGCGCCCATTAATGAAACCGATGCCATATCCCAGCTGCAGGCTCACTGCAGGGCAAAGACAGTcagacagtcagatgcacacagttatacacatattctgacaaatacagccacatacacacagtcccaggcacatagtcactcgcacacagtcaaacacagttacaggcagacagtcacacacaaacagttgcaGGCAGACTGTGATACACACAActacaggcaatcacacacaaagttacaggcagactgtaacacacagtcacaggcagatagtcacacacacagtaacaggcagacaACAACACACAgtagtagacagtcacacacacagtcacaggcagacagtcacacacacacacacacacacacacagttacacatgacACACACTATCTCTCACTTTCTGACAGGTGTGTAGTAGTTGGGGAAATCAACAgtatggaactgcactcaatccctgTTAAATCTGAATCTGGGTGCAGCCAAACAAGGTCTCagtaccaaccccccccccccccccaaaaaaaaaacaaaaaaaacagctgcttaatatgaaagatgtagaaaggtccaggcacttcaGGATTCAACAAAAGGCAATTTATTAACCCACAACCAAATTACAACGTTTCTACCTACATGGTCTTTATCAAGTTCGATAAAGACCATATAAGTCGAAACGTTGTGATTTGGCTGTGGGTTAATAAATTGCCTTTTGTTGAATCCtgaagtgcctggacctttctacaTCTTTCATATTACGGGGCTTGGTACTGAGACCTTGTTTGGCTGCACCCAGATTCAGATTTAAcagggattgagtgcagttccatacTGTTGATTTCCCCAACTACTACACACCAGGGATTGCAGTGAAACAACTCCTCCAGCCCATACTGTCAGAAAGTGAGAGATAGTGTGTGTACATCTTTCATgtggtagttggggaagcagggattcCATCCTGCTTTCGCTCAGTGTGCAGCAGTAAGAGCAGCGGGTGGAGGCTACATTTAGCTCAGCCCCCGCACAtgatttggctccgcccccaactctaagttctcctgctgtattcctggcccctgcgtgtgtgagctgtgacGGCTGCTCAGCACCCTTGCTGCTATTGCGCCCTGTGCAGTCACACAGCTCACACAATCCCAAgtctggccagccctggtggcacccctcTTCCTTGTGTCACCTGGTACGGACCGCCCCCTCTTAGTATGCCACTGCCACCAATTATGTTATCATCACAAGAACATTTAAATGGGTCAATATGGGAAGCAGATCCGCTCTCATATAAACCGGAAATAGCTTAAAGGTATACTCTAAGCGCCATAATAacttagatcatgcccctgcagtctcactgctcaattcactgctatttaggagttaaatcacttttgctcaTGTTTATGCAATCCTAGTCACACATCCCCTGGTTGTGattgacagcctgcatgaaaaaaaaaaggggtgtaaTTTTCAGTCATCACGGTTTGTATCTCCAGCTCTGTTAATTTACCTTTAATCATACACAGATGGCTCCTGCATGTTCTAGCAGGATATTAAAGGAGCAGGAGATATAACATTTTACATTAAAGAGAGTGTACAATAAtgtaagtttaaacattagatgagtcTATAGTAAATGTTTAAGAAAGCTGGGCACATTACATATGAAGGAATGTGAAACTGGGGCTACATCAACAaacttatttaactcctaaatagcagagaattgagcagtgagactgcattggAGTGATCTTTACTGCAATAATAAAGGAACaacttaattaaccccttaacaccgttaaggcgttctatgccgtccccattctaATGGGCTTTAAAACCGCTGCAGCACCATAAAACGcggtaacggcttaagcccccaggaggtccgCGGTACTTACCATCACtgcgatcctcttcgggaggactgcctgatagcccaggcagccctcccatggcaaatcaggcccccgggggccatgtgattgctctcaaagagAGATCGAATggtcccctatagctggctgtggatctgtgctgtcagacagtccacttgctggtgggtagtgtaaaaaaataattattaaacatgtaaaataaatgaaatgtacatatatcatatatatgtaacgtcatacatagtgtattttaatattaatataaatacatatattagtattaaaatacacttagaatgaagttacatatatatatataagatatatatattatatatatatatatatatatatatatatatatatatacatatataattacaataataaataaaataaattttttaatatttaaaaaaaaatgaaaataaattatatatacatgcatatgtaatttcattctaactgttttttttaatcaatacatatatatatataggggtaacaaaatacacttagaatg from Pelobates fuscus isolate aPelFus1 chromosome 1, aPelFus1.pri, whole genome shotgun sequence harbors:
- the LOC134568334 gene encoding calmodulin-A-like, which codes for MADQLNEEQIAEFKEAFSLFDKDGDGAITTKELGTVMRSLGQNPSEAELQDMINEVDCDGSGTIDFSEFLTMMARKMKDTDTEEEIREAFRVFDKDGNGFISAAELRHVMTNLGEQLTNEEVDEMIREADCDGDGQVNYEEFVQMMKSK